A part of Carettochelys insculpta isolate YL-2023 chromosome 1, ASM3395843v1, whole genome shotgun sequence genomic DNA contains:
- the COA5 gene encoding cytochrome c oxidase assembly factor 5, whose amino-acid sequence MPKYYEEKEEDGRACAGVREDLRECLLETPCIMQEGKSPRQCLKEGHCRNLQFLFFECKRSMLDPRARFRGRKGY is encoded by the exons ATGCCCAAGTACtatgaggagaaggaggaggacgGGCGGGCCTGTGCGGGGGTGCGGGAGGACCTGAGAGAGTGTCTGCTGGAGACCCCCTGTATCATGCAG GAAGGAAAAAGTCCCAGACAATGCTTGAAGGAAGGACATTGCAGAAATttgcagtttttgttttttgagtgtAAAAGGTCAATG TTGGATCCCAGAGCAAGATTCAGAGGAAGGAAAGGATACTGA
- the UNC50 gene encoding protein unc-50 homolog produces the protein MLPTTSQNQGNGALNSRDSARYTAGAKRYKYLRRLFHFRQMDFEFAVWQMLYLFTSPQKVYRNFHYRKQTKDQWARDDPAFLVLLSIWLCVSTIGFGFVLDMHFFETIKLLLWVVFIDCVGVGLLIATLMWFISNKYLVKRQSRDYDVEWGYAFDVHLNAFYPLLVILHFIQLFFIKYVISSTSFMAYFVGNTVWLIAIGYYIYVTFLGYSALPFLKNTVVLLYPFALLILLYVLSLALGWNFTKTLCTFYEFRVK, from the exons ATGTTGCCAACCACTTCACAAAACCAGGGCAATGGTGCCTTAAACTCCAGGGATTCAGCAAGATATACAGCAGGTGCAAAACGTTACAAATACTTGAGGAGGCTCTTTCACTTCCGACAGATGGATTTTGAGTTTGCTGTTTGGCAGATGCTTTACCTCTTCACTTCACCACAGAAAGTGTATAGAAACTTTCACTACCGGAAACAAACAAAAGACCAATGGGCAAGAGATGATCCTGCTTTCTTGGTATTGCTGAGTATCTGGCTGTGTG TCTCTACAATAGGATTTGGATTTGTGCTGGACATGCATTTTTTTGAAACGATAAAGCTACTTCTTTGGGTTGTCTTTATAGACTGTGTAGGCGTTGGCCTTCTAATAGCAACTTTAATGTG GTTTATTTCTAATAAATATTTGGTAAAGCGACAGAGCAGAGACTATGATGTGGAATGGGGCTATGCCTTTGATGTTCATCTGAATGCTTTCTATCCACTTCTAGTCATTTTGCATTTTATCCAACTGTTTTTCATCAAGT ATGTTATCTCATCGACTTCATTCATGGCATATTTTGTTGGGAATACAGTATGGCTGATTGCAATTGGTTATTATATCTATGTAACATTTCTCGGGTACAGTG CATTGCCATTTTTGAAGAACACAGTTGTCCTTTTGTATCCATTTGCACTTTTAATTCTGCTGTATGTGCTTTCATTAGCCCTGGGATGGAACTTCACCAAGACACTTTGTACTTTCTATGAGTTCAGAGTGAAATAA